The genomic segment GCGCACTGGCCAAGCTGTTCCTGACGGTCTGGTTGTTCGGCCTGTATTACGGCGCCACCGAGACCTTCCTGCTCGAACGGCAGAATCCGATCTGGTTCATGTTCGCGCTGTCGGTGGCCGGCCTGCATTTCCTGGCCAGGTTTCAATGCGTCAAGCAGATCGAGCCCCGCGGATGACCTTCCTCAGCCTCGATCAGCCCGCTGATGTTGCGTCCCACGCGTCGGCCGTCGCCGTCGCCGTCCTGCGGGATTGGCGGCACGCGGCCTTGCGCCTGAGCGCGGGGCACCGCACCGCGTTTCAGCATGTCGACTGGCTCGGCGCCTGGTACGCGGCGTTTCACGACGTCGCTCCGCTGATCGCATTGATTTCCGATGATGCCACCGGCAAGGACATCGCGGTCGTGCCGATGATCAGCCATGTCAGGCGCGGCATCCGTATCGTCGAGTTCGCGGACCTCGGCGTCTCCGACAACAACGCACCGATCCTGGCGCTCGATGCCACGTTGGACGCGGGAAAGGCGGACGCGATCAACACGGCGCTGATCGGCGCGTTGCGCGCGCTGCCCGACCGTCTCGATCTGCTGCGCCTGAAGAAGATGCCGGCCCAAATCGGCGGTAAGCCCAACCCGCTGGTCGCGCTCGGCCGGATCGGATCCTCCTCGCTCAACGGCAATCTCGTGTCGATGGACGACGCCTATGACCACTATCAGGCCTCGATCAAGCGCCTGCAGATGCGGCGCTGCTGGCGGGTCTTCAGCCGTCATGCCGGCGCGCGGTTCGAGATCGCCGCCGATGTCGGGCGTGCGCACGAGCTATTGGACGTGATGGATGTCCAGCAGCAGGCGCGCATGCGAAAGCTCGGCTCGCCGTTCGTTCTCAACGACGAGACCCATGCGCGATTCTATCGCGAGGTCGTCCGCCGCGGCGTGGCGGACGGTTATGCCATGGTCTCGGCGCTGGTGTGCGACGAAGGCGTCGTCGCCACCGCGCTCGGCGTCAAGCATGGCGCGACCTATTTCCTGCTGCGCATCAGCCATGCCGGCAATCCATGGTCGAACTGCTCGCCGGGCCTGCTCGTCACCGAGCGCACCATGGCCGCACTGCATGCACAAGGCGTGCGCCGTTTCGACCTCAGCATCGGCAATCAAGCCTACAAGCGCCGTTTCCTTGCCGAGAGGGTGCCGCTGACCGACGTCAGCGTCGCGCTGTCCTGGCGCGGTCTGCCCTATGCCTGGCGCGATCACGCCGCGCAGGGCCTGCGCCGTCACCCCAGGCTCGCTGCCTTCGCCGCGCGGGCGATGGGCAAGGGCGCGCGCTGACGCGCGCCGTCTGTTTCGCCATCACCTCGGAAGACCCGCGCGGAAGGCATCCAGCAACGCGCGTCCTTGCGGCCAGTCGCCGAGCCCGCTGCCGGCATTGATGTGGCCGAGTGCGCCCGGCACGATCAGGCCGGACTGCCAGTCCTGGGCCCGCCGCCGTGTCACCTCGAACGCTCCATATGGATCATTCGTGCTCGCGATGATCAGCGCGGGAAAGCGCAACGCGCGGCGGGGGACCGGCTTGAACGCCGCGGCCTCGGCAGGAAAATGGCTGCCATCCGGATCGGGCACGGCGACCAGCAAGGCGCCCGCAATCGCGGAAGGGAAGCGCACGGCCCAGTGCGCCACCAATAGGCAGGCGAGGCTGTGTGCGACCAGGACGGGCGGCCTGGCGCAGCGCGCGACCGCGTGCTCCAGGGCCTGCTCCCAGTCGTCGAGCTCCGGCTGGTCCCAGCTCGCCGGCCGGAAGCGCGTGAAGCGCGCATCAGCGCGCTCCCATAGCGTCTGCCAGTGATTATCTCCGGAGCCGCCGAGCCCAGGCAATGTGATGATGTCGTGCATGTACGTCCCGTGATATCTGAGGTGACGCCGCAGTGTGACCGATTGCGGTCCTGCATCACATGGCAAGTCATCGGCGAAATCGACAATCTGCCGATGATCTCAAGGTGGAACGGAGAATTGAGTTGGATCGCTTCGGGAGCATCGATGCCAAGGATTTGAAGATCCTCGAGGCGCTGCAAGCCAATGCGCGCGTGCCGTTGTCCGAGCTCGGCCGGTCCGTCGGGCTGTCCCAGCCGGCCGTGTCCGAACGCGTCAAGCGGCTCGAGGAAGCCGGCATCATCGAGGGCTACGGCGCCCGCATCAACCCGCGCGCCCTCGGGCTCGGCCTGATGGCGCTGGTGCGCCTGCGCACCTCGCACGAGCACATCAAGACCTGCCTCAAACGCTTCAGCGAAATCCCTCACATCATCGAAGTCCATCGCGTCACGGGCGATGACTGTTTCGTGCTCAAGGTGCTCGTTCCGGCGCCGGAGGATCTCGAGACCATCGTGGATCGCATTGCCGGCTTTGGCGCTGTGACGACCTCGCTGGTGCTACGGAGCGAACCCATGCGGCCGATCGGCAAGGACCTCGTCAGGAGGAAGATCGAGCGGAGCTGAAGCGGCATTCCCGAATGGGAATGCCGCCCGGGTCGCATCAGCCATGCAGCTTTTTGGCGGTCTCCGCGATCTGGCGGCCCTGATAGCGCGCGCCGGCGAGCTCGTTGGCGCTGGGCTGGCGGCTGCCGTCGCCGCCGGTGATCGTGGTGGCGCCATAGGGCGCGCCGCCCGTGACCTCGTCGAGCTTCATCTGGCCGGCAAAGCCGTAGTTCATGCCGACCACGACCATGCCGAAATGCAGCAGGTTGGTGATGATCGAGAACAGCGTGGTCTCCTGCCCGCCATGCTGGGTCGCGCTCGACGTGAAGGCGCCGCCGACCTTGCCGTGCAGCGCGCCCTTGGCCCAGAGGCCGCCGGCCTGGTCGAGGAAGTTCGCCATCTGCGAGGCCATGCGGCCGAAGCGGGTGCCGGTGCCGATGACGATCGCATCGTAATTGGCGAGGTCCTCGATCTTCGCAACGGGGGCTGCCTGGTCGAGCTTGTAATAGGAGGCTTTGGCGACCTCGGCCGGCACCAGCTCGGGCACCCGCTTGATGTCGACGGTCGCGCCGGCCTCGCGCGCGCCTTCGGCGACGGCATTGGCCATCGCCTCGATGTGGCCATAGGCGGAATAATAGAGGACGAGAACTTTAGTCATGGTGGTCTCCGTTGGGGAAGAAATGAGTCGTTCGGTTCGGTGTCGTTGCCGGGCTTCACCCGGCAACCCATCGTTCTTTGAACAGCTCCTTGCGAAGGGCGATGGATGCCCGGCTCAAGGCCGGGCATGACGAGTTCATGTGGATGCGGTTTACGCGGCGTCGACGAGCACGAGCTCGGAATCTTCCAGCGCCGTGATCTTCAGCTTGGCTTCGTCGCGGATCGCAGCGCCGTCGCGGGCGTTGACCCGGACACCGTTGATCTCGACGGAGCCTGCCGCCGGCACCAGATAGAGATGCCGCGACGTCTGCGGCTCATACTCGGCGCTCTCGCCCGCTTTCAGCGTGGTGGCGAGCACCCGCGCATCGGCGCGGATCGGGAGCGCATCCGTGTCATCCTCGAAGCCGCTCGCGATGGTGACGAGCTTGCCGGAGCGATCGGCTTTCGGGAAAGGTTTTGAGCCCCAGGTCGGCTGCCCGCCGCGCTCGGTCGGCTCGATCCAGATCTGGAAGATCCGCGTCCTGGTCGGCTCGAGATTGTACTCGGAGTGGCGGATGCCGCTGCCGGCGCTCATCACCTGCACGTCGCCCGCTTCAGTGCGGCCCTGGTTGCCCAGGCTGTCCTGATGGGTGATCGCGCCCTCGCGCACATAGGTGATGATCTCCATGTTGGCGTGGGGATGGGCGGGAAAGCCGGTGTTCGGCGCGATCTCGTCGTCGTTCCACACCCGCAAGGCGCCGTGGCCCATGTTGTTCGGATCATAGTGACTGGCGAACGAGAAATGATGTTTTGCTTTTAGCCAGCCGTGATCGGCTCCGCCGAGTTTATTGAAAGGTCTGAGTTCGATCATCTTCGTAATTCCCTGGGTTGGACGAGCGGCGCTTCAGGCGCCGAACCCGCCATCGACGTTGAGCACGGTGCCGGTGACGAAGGAGGCTTCCGGGCTTGCGAGGAACACGATTCCGGCGGCGACTTCCTCGGGGCGGCCGAAGCGCTGCAGCGCGTGCTGCTTGCGCTGCGCTTCGGCGAACTCGCCGCCGTCCTTCGGATTCATGTCGGTGTCGATCGAGCCGGGCTGCACCACGTTCACGGTGATGCCGCGCGGGCCGAGGTCGCGCGCCGCGCCCTTGGTGTAGCCGACCACGGCCGCCTTGGTGGCGACGTAGTCGGCAAGGCCAGGGAACGTGGCGCGGTCGGCCAGCATCGAGCCGACGGTGACGATGCGGCCGCCTTCACCCATCAGCTGCGAGGCGGCGCGGATCGCCGCGATCACGCCGTGAACGTTGACTTGGTCCTGCCGCTCCAGCGCTTCAGTGTCGGCCTTGGCATCGTCGGTTGCGCCGCCGGCTGCGACGCCGGCATTGTTGACGAGGATGTCGAGATGGCCGAATTCCTTTGCGACGTCGTTGACGAGCCTGGTCACGTCCTTGGCCGAAGCCTGGTCGGACTTGAACGCACGCGCCCTGACGCCCTTCGCCTTCAGCTCGGTGACGACGGCCTCCGCCTTGTCGGGCGAGGCGACGTAGCTGATGGCGACATCAGCGCCTTGATCGGCGAGTGCGCGGGCAGAGGCCGCGCCGATGCCGCGCGAGCCGCCGGTGACGAGGGCAACCTTGCCGGAGAGCTTCTTGGTCATTGGATTTTCTCCATGTTCCGAATGTCTGATGGCTCTTGGATAAGCTCTCGCCTGTGGTATAGAAATAGAAACTGTTGAAACGTATTGTTTCCCAAAATGGACCACTAGGACCGGCTGCCATGGCAAAACTCCCCGACTTCGAAGCACTCGCGATCTTCGCAAAAGTCGTGGAGCTGCGGTCCTTTGCCGGGGCCGCGAGCGAGCTTGGGATGTCCAAGGCCACGGTGTCCAAGGCGGTCACGCGGCTCGAGGAGCGGCTGGGCGCCCGCCTGTTCAACCGGACCTCGCGCCGGCTCGCGCTGACCGATGCCGGCCACAAGCTGGCCGAGCGTGCGACGCGCCTCTTGGCCGACGGCGAGGCCGCCGAGAACGAGGCGCTGGCGCAGTCGGTGGCGCCGCGCGGCCTGGTGCGGCTCGCCGTCCCCATGACGTTCGGCATCAAGGCGGTGGCGCCGCTGCTGCCGGAATTTTTCGAGGCCTATCCGGAGGTCTCGGTCGACCTGCATTTGAGCGATGCGACCGTGGATCTGATCGGCGAAGGTTTCGACATGGCGGTACGAATCGCGCGGCTGCCCGACTCGTCGCTGATCGCGCGGCGGCTCTTCACCATGCCGCGCTACACGGTCGCCGCGCCGTCCTATCTCAAGCAACACGGCCGGCCGACGCACCCGATGCATCTCGCCGAGCACAAATGCTTCAGCTACGCCTATCTCTCCACGCCCAACGTCTGGCACTACACCAATTCGGCCGGCGAGCAGGCCAGCGTGCGCCCGGGCGGCCAGCTTCGCGTCAACAACGGCGAAGCCGTGATGCCGGCGCTGGTCGCGGGCCTCGGCATCGCCGAGCTGCCGGAATTCATCGTCGGTGAAGCGATCTTGTCAGGCGAGGTCGAAGTGATCCTGAAGGACTGGAAGCAGGCCGAAGGCGCCGTGCACCTCGTGACCCCGCCCGGCGGCCCGCGCCCGGCGCGCGTCGAAGCGCTCGCCGATTTCCTCGCAGCGAAGCTGCCCGGCACGTGCAAGCGGCGGCCGAAGAACGGTGTGAGAGTGCCTTGATGTTTGGTCGGGGCAGGGCGCGAAAGGCGCGCCTTTGCCTATGGAATCTCGCTAGTCTATCCTAAACCCAACTATCGTAGGGTGGGCAAAGCGAAGCGTGCCCACGTCTTTGCCCGAGGGGATCACACGAGGGGATCACAAGTGTCTCGATATCGGCGCGCGCAGGGCAGCATGTTCTTCTTCACAGTCGTGCTCGCCGATCGTTCAAACACGTTGCTCGTGGATCACGTTGATCGCCTGAGGCGAATTTATCAGACGGTCCAGCAACGCCGCCCGTTCGAAACGATCGCGATCTGTATCCTGCCCGATCATCTCCATGCAATTTGGTCGCTTCCGGACCGCGACGTCAATTTTTCGTCGCGGTGGAATCTGATCAAGGGCGGCTTTTCGCGCGGGATAGAACCGCAGGAGCGCTCGGCAAGCAAGCTGCTCAAGCGCGAGAAGGGAATCTGGCAGCGCCGCTACTGGGAGCATGCCATTCGCGACGATGCCGATCTGGAGCGCCACGTTGACTACATTCATTTCAATCCAGTGAAGCACGGCCTCGTCAAGCGCGTGCGCGATTGGTCTCTCAGCAGCTTCCATCGCTACGTCGACCAGGGCATCCTGCCAGTGGATTGGGGAGGGGATATGCGGGACATCGCAGGCCAGTTTGGCGAATGACGGTGGGCACGGCGCGCGAAGAGCGCGCCTTTGCCCACCCTACGAGATCTATCGCAAGCGCAGCCATCGTAGCGTGGGCAAAGCGAAGCGTGCCCACCATCTCGCTACGACACCTTCACGCCATGGCTCGCGACAACGCGCAGGCTCGGCTTCAGCGTCCCCTCCAATTGCGCCTTCAATTCGTGAACGCGTGGGTCGCTCGACCGCGCCGCGCACACCCCGTATTGATGGACGGATTGCGCCAGCGCGCGCCGCGCTTCCGGCGTTCGCGTCAATTCGGGCGTCGAAAGCCGCAACACGATCGCTGCGAGATTCACCAGCATCTCGTCCAAGGCGACGTCGATGGTTCCAAGATTGTGCATCACTCACTCCCTGGAAGGCCAACAATGGCTGCAGGCCGGCGTTCCTGGCCACCCTGGACATGGCTAACGCTCGGTAAACGTCTTGTTCCTGGCCGTCCCTACGTTAGGCTGGCCCGTGAACAAAGAAAATCAGGGGAGGCCCGCCATGGATCGCCGCGATCTCTTGCGCGCCGCTGCGGCATTGCCGTTGGTGCGGGCAGCCCTACCGGAGAGCGCGTTCGCGCAAGCCTATCCGGCGCGCAACATCACCATGATCGTGCCGTTCCCGGCCGGCGGACAGGCCGACCTCGCGGCGCGTCCCGTGGCACAGGCCCTGGAGCGGATCCTCGGCAAGCCCGTGATCGTCGACAACCGGGCGGGAGGCGGCGGCGGATCGGTCGGCAATGCCGCGGCCGCGCGTGCCGAGCCCGACGGTTACACACTGCTGATGACGCTGTCCTCGCTCGCGGTGCTCCCCGAGGCCGACCGGCTGTTCGACCGGCCTGTCGCGTACGAGGTCTCGCAGTTCATGCCGATCGCGCGCGTGCTCGCCGATCCGACGCTGCTCGCGGTGCCGGCCTCGGCGCCGTGGAAGACCGCGCAGGATTTCGTCGAGGATGCGAAGACGCGGCCGGGCCAGATCGCCTATGGCTCGTCCGGGCCGTACGGCACGCTGCATGTCGCGATGGAGATGTTCGCGAGCAGCGCGGGCATCAAGCTGCTGCACGTGCCGTTCCGCGGCGCGGGCCCTGCGCTGACCGCGATCCTCGGCGGCACCGTGCAGGCGATCGCCGCCGCACCGGGCACGCTGAAACCGCAGGTCGACGACGGCAGGCTGCGCGTGCTCGGCAATTGCGGCGCGCAGCGCATCGCGAGCTTCCCGGACGTGCCGACCTTCCAGGAGCTCGGCTACAAGGACGTCGAGTTTTACATCTGGGCCGGGCTCTTCGCACAGAGTTCTCTTCCTGCGCCGATCGCGACCCGCCTGCGTGAGGCGATGGCGCAGGTGATGACGAGTCCTGATGTGCTCAAGGCGTTCGAGACCTCGGGCAGCCTCGTCGCCTATCAGGACGCGCCGGCCTTCGCGCAGTTCATCGCCGCCGACAGCGCGCGTCTGATCGCGGCGGTGAGGAAGATCGGCAAGGTGGAGTAGGTTCCAGCCGCGCTTTTCACATTTTGTTGTTGGTCCAGAACAAGCCCTCGTCTCATTGATTGAAGATAATTCGAAAGACTTGGGAAGGATCTGGACATGCGAGCAGAGCGGATTGCGCTGGGTGTGGCGCTTGCGGTCGGCGGCATCGTGGCGCAGAGCGCTGCGTCCGCGCAGGAATACCGCGGCACGATGGAACAGCAGATGGCTTGCACGCCCGATGTGTGGCGGCTGTGCAGCGATCAGATTCCCGATGTGAACCGTATCGTGGCGTGTCTGCAACAGAACACCCCGCAGCTCTCCAGCGGCTGCCGTGCCGTGTTCCAGTCGAACAACCAGGCTCAACCGCAGCAGCCGGTCCCGCGCAATCGTGCCGCGCCGCCGCCGCGCTTTAACAATGCGCCGCCGCCACCTCCGTACGGGCAACCGCGTCCTTATTACGAATATGACGATTAGGCTCTGAGGAGCGCATGAGAGATGCGCGCCGGCATGCGATCGTGCCGCCTCGTTCAGCGCTCCGGCCTGCTGCCCGATTGAGGACGCGGTCCGAGCACCATCCGCAAGACGACACCGAACAGAATGGCTGCGACCGGCCAGTGAAACCAGATCCTGTTGCTGGTGAACAGATTGATCAGGATCAGGAAGGCCGACACCGTGAGAGCCGCTGCAACCGGGCGGGGCAGCCTTGCGAGCCAATCCGAGACGACATTCGACGGCACGCGCCTGTCGTCCATCCGCGGAGCCCGCGCTCGCTCTGAGGGCGTTGCACGCTCCTCGAACGGGAAGCTCCCTGGCCCGGCGGCTTGACCTCCCACTTGACCGCTCACTTGGCCACCCAGGGTCAGCCGGTAACTGGTCAGCGGAGCAATGTTCTTCATCGGGCGCTGGCCGAGGCAGTCGAAGCCAACGGCTAGTTTGTTGTGCACCTGATCGTAGACGGAGCTCGAGATCACGACGCCGCCGGGCTCGGCGAGCTCCTGCAGGCGCGATGCGATATTGACCCCGTCGCCATAGATGTCGGAGCCGTCCACCATCACGTCGCCGAGGTTGATGCCGATGCGAAACCGCATGGGGTTGGCCTGGGACGCATCCGAAGCCTGGCTGGAGATCTCCTGCTGAATCTCGACCGCGCATTGCACGGCCTCGACGACGCTGGCGAACTCGGCGATCACGGCATCGCCCCAGGTGTTCACGATCCGGCCGTCATGGCGCTCGACCAGGCGCGCGATGGCCGCGCGGTAGCGGCGGAGGGTCTCCAGCGTTCCGGTCTCGTCCGCTTCCATGAGACGAGAATAGCCGTACACGTCAGCGCACAGCACGGTGGTCAGTCGTCGTTTCACCTTGTCGTCGGTCATCGCCGCCATGCTAGCCCGCCTGACCGGCAATGCAACCAGGCATCGTTATCCGGCGCCGTCCTGCGGCCTGACCTCGCAGACGTCCACCCATTCGGCGGCGGTCAGCTCGGCCATGCGATCGGGGGTGATGCGCACCGCACTGTGGGTCGAGCCCGCCGCCGGCACCACGACATCGAACGCCTTCAGCGAGACGTCGCAATAGACCGGCAGCGGCGACTTCAGCCCGAATGGGCAGACGCCGCCGACCTCGTGCCCGGTGATCTCGGCGACTTCCTCCAGGCCCAGCATCTTCGGCTTGCCGCCGAACTGCGCCTTCACCTTCTTGTTGTCCATGCGCGAGGTGCCGCTCGCGACGATCAGGATCACGCGCTCGCCGACGCGCAAGCTCAGCGTCTTGGCGATCATTCCGGGCTCGACGCCATAGGCCTCGGCCGCCAGCGCCACGGTCGCGGAGCTGATCGGGGATTCGATGACGGAAATATCGGGGGCTTTCTCGGCGAAGAAGGCGCGAACGGATTGCAGGCTCATTCCGGGCAGCTCATTCCAATCTCACAGGCGGGCGACGACCCCTAAGCGACTCCTGGCAGCTCGGAGAGCGCGCGGACACGATGATCCGGTGCAAAGCCGAGCTCATCCATCTGGGTCCGGATCGCCCTGAACATGGTGAGCGGTGCCACGAGTTCGGTCTCGACGCAAGCCAGCGCCATGGCTTCCGGCGTCACCCGCTCGATCCAGGCGACCTTCAATCCGAACGATTTCGCCCCGGCGGCGTCCCAGGGATTTGAGGAGACGAACAGAACCTCATCAGGCGCGGTGCCGAGCACCTCGCCGATCAACTCATAGGCCTGTGGGCTCGGCTTGAAGATTTTCTTCGCGTCCACGCTGATGGTGGCATCGAGTAGGGCATCGAGGCCGGAATTGCGCACCAGCGCATCGAGCATGTCCGGGCTGCCGTTGGAGAGGATGGCGAGCTTGCGCGGTCTCAGGGCCGCAAGCGTATCCGCCGCATCCGGATAGAGATCGAGATGCAGATACTTCCCGATCACGCGCTCGAACGTCTCGTTCTCGTAGGCCAGCCCGAGCACGCGCAGCGTATAGGCGAGCGAGTCGCGCGTGACCGCGTCAAAATCCTGGTAGCGCTGCATCAGCGAGCGCAGCCAGGTGTATTCGAGCTGCTTGATGCGCCAGACCTGCGTGATGATCTCGCCATAGCCGGGAAACGCATCCTCGGTCACGTCAGCGACCGACTGGATGTCGTAGAGCGTGCCATAGGCGTCGAAGACGACGGCTTTGATGCTCATCAGCTGTCCTTCCGGGCCGTTGCGGTCACGGGCAACTTTGATCGGCAGGGTACCTCATCCCCAGCCTACCAAGGAACAACGGACGTCTGCCACTGCAACCGTGACGGACCCAAGTGCTCGCAGCCCGCTATTTACGGCGAAACGCGTCCAGCAACCCCTCTATGATCTTGCGACCGTGAATGCGGGTTTTCTTGGGGTCGGACGCCGTTGGAAGCTTGATCGACAGCTCGCAAATGACCGCGTCAAGCATGTGTCCAAGCAGATCTATATCATCGAAGACCAGCTCACCTTCGCGCTTGAGCGCCCTCAGCGTCGCCTTCAAGAGTGCCATTGGGTACTGCTCTTCGATCTCTGCGAAGCGGGCATGGCCGAGAACGACCGGCGCTTCTTGAACCACAATTCGCGCGTAATCAGGCTCGATCGAAACATCCAGATACGCATCGATGCCGGTGTAGAGCCGCTCCCAAATTTTCGACTTCCGCTTGGAGAGCTCCTGCACGCGTGCAGCGGCATCCGATTGCAGCGAAACGACGACGGCGTCGAACAGAGCCTTCTTATCCTCGAAGTGGTGATAGAACGCACCGCGCGTCACTCTCGCAGCTCTTGAAATCGCCTCGATGCCCGCGGCCTGATAGCCCTCACGGGCGAATATTTCCCGCCCCGCAGCAAGCAGCGCTTGCCGGGTGGCTTCCGCATATTCCTCACGGCGCGTCCGCTGGTCACTAGCAGCCTTGTTCATGGGTCACTTACATACCGCTTGACATGAAACATGCAAGTTGAATATTACATACTAATGGTATGTGAAATGCTGATGGTATGTCATCCTGGAGGAGGTTGCCGTGAATGGAGACCGGATGTTCGAGCTGGCGCAGGGTCTGGCTGTTGCCAAGAGCAGGCAAGACGTCGCCTCTGCACTTGCCTTTCTCGACAGGGACATGGTGCTCGAAGGACCCGCGTTCGGCACCCGCGCAAAGGGACTTGCGGAAAACGAGGCGGCGCTGGCGCGGTTTTTCAAGTCTTTCCCGGATTACAACGTCGTGCTGTCCGGCCACGCCAACGACGCCGAGACGCTGGTCTGCTGGGGAGAGGTGCGAATGACCATGACGGGAGACCGCTTTGGGGTCACTCCCAACGGAAAGCGCGCCGAACTTCCGGTCTTTATCCGCTTCACCTTCCGCAATGACCTGATTGCAAGCGAATACTTCTTCTTCGATCTCTCGGCCCTGTGCGCGCAGTCAGGCGTCTCGACCGATCAGGTCCGTCGGAAGCTCTTTGGCGAAGTTCTCTAGTCGTCTGGGGGCATCACACGTTTACGCAATGGAGAATGGCACGATGGATCCGCGCATAAAACCTGTTGCCGATATCAAAACGGTGCCGCTGTTCGACATCGTCGTTGATCTCGATCCACGTCTTTCCTTTGGCGAGACGCCCGTCGGCCGGCGGGTTCTATTCGGCGCCGCGGGGGGATCGTTCGCCGGAGAGCGCGTGCGCGGCGAAGTTCTTGCTGGCGGCGGCGACTGGGCCCTCTTCCGGCCCCACGGAGAGATGGCTCTCGACGTGCGTCTGACCTTGCGTACTGACGACAACGAACTGATCTACATGACCTATGGCGGACGCTGGATCACCCCGCCCGAACTGAAGGCCGACATGGCCGATCCGGCCAAGCGCTACACGGTCGATCCCTCACGCTACTATTTCCGAACGCAGCCGTTGTTCGAGACAGGCTCTTCCGCCTACGCCTGGATGAACGACATCGTGTGCGTCGGAACCGGATATCTCGTCGAGGGCGCGGTGGCCTACAAGATCTTTCAGGTTGTCTGACGTGACAGCAAGCGAGGGCTCGGAATCCCCTTCTCCCGACTTCAATTTGTCGCAAAGACTCGCGGCGGAGGGACTCGGGACCTGCTTTCTGCTGATGGCCGTGGTGGGCTCCGGCATTCTCGGGGCCCGGCTGGCCAGCGGCAACACGGCTGTCGCGCTCATTGCCAATGCACTTGCGACGGC from the Bradyrhizobium sp. WBAH42 genome contains:
- a CDS encoding haloacid dehalogenase type II: MSIKAVVFDAYGTLYDIQSVADVTEDAFPGYGEIITQVWRIKQLEYTWLRSLMQRYQDFDAVTRDSLAYTLRVLGLAYENETFERVIGKYLHLDLYPDAADTLAALRPRKLAILSNGSPDMLDALVRNSGLDALLDATISVDAKKIFKPSPQAYELIGEVLGTAPDEVLFVSSNPWDAAGAKSFGLKVAWIERVTPEAMALACVETELVAPLTMFRAIRTQMDELGFAPDHRVRALSELPGVA
- a CDS encoding TetR/AcrR family transcriptional regulator, which codes for MNKAASDQRTRREEYAEATRQALLAAGREIFAREGYQAAGIEAISRAARVTRGAFYHHFEDKKALFDAVVVSLQSDAAARVQELSKRKSKIWERLYTGIDAYLDVSIEPDYARIVVQEAPVVLGHARFAEIEEQYPMALLKATLRALKREGELVFDDIDLLGHMLDAVICELSIKLPTASDPKKTRIHGRKIIEGLLDAFRRK
- a CDS encoding ester cyclase encodes the protein MFELAQGLAVAKSRQDVASALAFLDRDMVLEGPAFGTRAKGLAENEAALARFFKSFPDYNVVLSGHANDAETLVCWGEVRMTMTGDRFGVTPNGKRAELPVFIRFTFRNDLIASEYFFFDLSALCAQSGVSTDQVRRKLFGEVL
- a CDS encoding DUF3237 domain-containing protein; the protein is MDPRIKPVADIKTVPLFDIVVDLDPRLSFGETPVGRRVLFGAAGGSFAGERVRGEVLAGGGDWALFRPHGEMALDVRLTLRTDDNELIYMTYGGRWITPPELKADMADPAKRYTVDPSRYYFRTQPLFETGSSAYAWMNDIVCVGTGYLVEGAVAYKIFQVV